Below is a genomic region from Nilaparvata lugens isolate BPH chromosome 3, ASM1435652v1, whole genome shotgun sequence.
TTACTAGTTTTATACCACACAACTAAAACCTAATgcatttacaattatttttgtatttttcgtTATGGAAAAATACGACAACATCACACATAACAAAACTGTAATATTCAAGGAGTCACAATTATCCAATCGGATATGAGTTTGCTCCATCACCAAACATTATACTATTTCACTTCAGCAGTGATCAATGATTGCATTGTGGATTAAAATATGATCACCAAGCATTCTACTATTTTACTTCAACAGGATATCAATTGCATTAATAACTGTGTGATCAATGATTACattgacagtcgtaaggcccattgacggcttaaattatatattcaggcggtgggaccttcccgcaagggactccccaccaacaaaagccatacgaatttactatttttttaatgattgcaTTGTGGATTCAAATGATATGTACCTGTTTCAATGATTTCAGCTAGGAGTATGAAAGGTCCCTGCTTGTTTTCGGCGGGCGAATGGCTGGGGCTCGGTGGGTGACTCAGGTTGCCGGCCGCGGTGGGAGGGATCGACAGCATCTCTGCTGTCTGCTGGCCTGCAACAATTGCTTATTAGTTCAACTCTTTTATTGTAGTTTTCATCAACGgacatgatttttttttgatCAGCACTGAAGTTACTAAATACTGATATTACATTTAAAAATGGTGATCAAATATCATATAAGTGATTAGAAAATATAGTTATGGTAGAGAGAgttgaatagaaaaataaatagattataaagaatcaaattaaaatgaaaacagaAGCACAAATGATCTTACTATCCATAGTGCACTTGAAAAACGAGAAGAAATCAAGAAACAATCTCTGGAGTACAGAGAACTAAAGTAtgtgagatattacttttaacatgaagaggtgaaacccatttctccttccacagttAGACACAGACGGAAAtactgcgcacaattggatgcgccgtgtcatttcgcTTCAGGTCTTTGTAATGAACACATctccgtaacatacacaaacatacgactttggaacattgccagtggAGGGGAGTGGGCGCgacgcgttacaaagctctctcacacagacacagaagaaagagaatgctgctaggtagtgggagagattattggaggatagagcatcggaccacTCCGTcatcgagaaagagccgtgttaaaagtaatttctcaTGGACTTTAGATACGAGTATTTTAGAGAAATAATCCTCACAGCTCATAAGAGCATttccaatttcaaattcaagttttctCTTTACTACGAATTCCTAATTAGATTCTATTATTGTTTCATAACGGCACATCGTCTAGTCGACTCAAATTATCAATTGGAACACTCAATTtcattgaacagaaaaatatttcctTATTTATCTTTACAGAAGATCTGTTTCCTGTTTGAAGAACTTTAAAATACttgtataataattgaatgtcATGTTGACGAAAATTGACGTTTGGACTGATGACTTGCTATTTCTTTGTGCAATAGTAAAAAATGATTCTACCATCTGAATATCTAAGGAGCGGATTGTTAACAAATTTACTGTACTAATATGAGTGATAATGGATAGATGGAAATGTAGTTTCTAGTTACTTAAATCGGAAGTAACTTGAAACAGACATCAAATATGACATGTGAGTTTATGAAATGAATCattttatagaaaataatatcaagttcACTTACCATCTTTTGTGGGTTCAAGTGTGAGAGATGAAAGACTAGCAGTTTCTGAGCCCAAACTATTTTCTTCCAACGATCCAGTGTCCTCCTCATCGCTTTTACATCCAGATTCATGATCCTTCAATAGCTCCAACTCAGCAAGCAGTTTCacatataatacatttttccgAAAGCTACTCAGAAACCTCTCTTCAGtctgaaatagaaaaatagtccTATATTAAAAAAACTCATTTCATAATTCAACAATAAGAAGATAACACTTAGCAAAACATGAAAAGAAGCACAATTAAAAGTTTAGGGACACAATTGGACTTTGCGCTAGCGAGCTGGTAATTTAACACAAAAACAGCAGAGAGTAGAAGGCCTCATCATATCTGAGCGATAACTCATCAGTGTGACCACACAGCCAACTGCTTCCCAAGATGTGTTTTCAatgtgaatataataataattagaggaGGGCATTTAGGAGTATAAAAATCTTTTGAGAGTTAAGATTcattataatgaatttatttcttcagATTTCAAACTTGATTGACATGAATAACTAATCTCGACTGAACCAACCTGAAGTTTCTCATAAACAGCTGCCTGTACATCATCAAACCACGTTTCATGAGGAGTTTCTGTTCTTATCCTCAGCAACAACTTCTTAACTATTAATTCATCTATTCTCAGTCTTGGTGAAGCCTGCAAAGAATCAACAACACTTTTAAAACCCGACTTGGTCAAAGTATACATGAATTGATGAAATCAATGGAATATTGATTCAAATTAaagtaattaaataaatttactgTTTTTGGTGAGCTATAGtaatatttatccataataaaatactagaatattgtctaaaaatatcacgaattttttattattatttatagactCGAGAGAATTTAAGACAATATTCCAGTATTTCACTGATTCGATAAATATAAAACGAAATTACcaatttctagtttttttttaagaaactttttaTTGTTAGAGGTACTGAATACCATAActaataactttcaataagCTTGGGTTTAATGTTATTGAGAAAGAAACtatgaaaagaaaaacatttaaaattataaatttaatactttatGAAAAGTGATTGAAGCTTTTACATGAAacttcacatttgaaacattgaaGCTAGGCTCTCGGGTCATTAATATTACTTTTAGTGGATTTCACAACAGGTCTCCCTTAAACTCGAATGAGTCATAGGAATATTGGAtattctatcatattttttttacaatttcttagtctttttcattcaatattctatcatatttttaaatggTAATAATTTCATTAGCTGGAATCACAATTTAGCTATTTAAAACAAGTTTATGGAGTAATCAATACATGAGAAATTGAGAAGTCCTACAAGGTTCATGTTGCTCGCATATTTTTGCATGTCTCCTCTGGCATTTAGTGAGATTTAATTGGTCTATTATAGCTATTCAACGATTAGCGAACACTTCTTACCTTATCTGATaaatactgttcaaatatactatACGCTGCCTCACGCATCCTTTCCAAAGTTTGTTCATCGTTATTTACATCATCTACAGCAGAAGCGTCCACTCCTCTCTCCACCGAATCTTCAGCTTTTATTTTCTGCAGCGCTAGATCTGATAACTGCTGCTCGGCAGATACTCGCCATCCTATCAATATAAGCATTCACAATATAAATTGGCATCATTTTCAGCTTCACTCATTTACTCAACATGGTAGAATGTTCTCGATTCAGAAACCATCGACAAGATAatcatcaattatattgattcattcacgtatccatttttttatattttcaatgtaagaTAGATTTATTGTAATACAGTGCGTTCATTATGTCGCGCacataaaaataaacatgtCTGTAAAAAGTGGTGGTTTTCATATTCGGTGTGTGACTCCCGCAAAATAGCATCACCATTTATGTATAAAAAACATTATAGTCATTTAATGTGTACAGGTAACAACATATATGCAGTATTGTTTTGTTTACGGTAATGTAAGCAAGTCATTTTCGCAAAGGGAACGAATGTTACAAGTATTTTACCAGTATTCAAAGCCTCCAGATTTTCTTTGGTGTTATCTGGAAggatttaataatattcattatactCTGAATAAACTGAAAATGAACATTACAACGCAGATCAGCAATATTATTTAGTTGAACTGACTTCATGGTATATTAGTCGTCGTACATTTTATGTTTTTATAAAGTAATTTACACGAATAAAGCAATATAGTCTAACCTTTCTTAGCCTGTATATTAAATGATAACAACATTGATAAGTAATCTGTCACTACTAACCTAAAGCTGATAATTTCAACCAATAAATGAAATGGATGTATTTAgtacaaaacatttatttatatttcaaatattctttaataCCAGGATAattcattggaaaaatgaaaaatcattctAGTATCAAAGGGAGTAGGAACTAGCCTCCGGACTAGGAGTAAGGAGCTGGCAGAGACAACCAATATTAACAACAATATGGGAATGACAAACCTTCAACATTGAGGTAGAAGAAAAGATAAGCTTGCGCCCCAATCGAAGTCATGTAGTCAATGAAAAAAGACAATGCaacattgtttttcaataagaCATCCAGTGGCAAACTGAACAGCTTCACTCCAGGCATCAACAGTTTTGAATAATCTATATGAGATGGTAAACCTGTAAAAGTGAGACATTATTCAGTAACTCAGTCAGTTTCGATTCAAGAACATTTATGATATAGCTTACTACTTGTGACCTGATTTTTCTCCGATATTCGAATATTTGCTCCAAATTATCTACAATAAAGCAGGATTTAGTCATacaaaagattttaaaaaataaatacaaaacgAAACAGCATAATATATTGACACTGCCAATACAGGCACAGGTGTGTTGTCaatatatattactagccgtcaggctcgcttcgctcgccatatccgtctagccagggggctctgccccctggacccccgaatggatcgtccaagaatgagatcagcaggctcgcttcgctcgcctgcatttttcatttgagcatttttatcatgttaggacgatccagtcgggggtccagactaaacgtctggctaaacggatatggcgcacgaagcgagcctgacggctagtaatataatattcccagggatagctctgattgaagtagcagtgcccaatcaatttttccgcgataaatgcatttcaatcttcaacttggtgccaacctaactaAGTCAACTCatcttaatgccaacctgacaaaattattaatttagttaccagttaacaactgtttcgaagaggtactctctctagattatactgtagttctatattaacatatggtatggacatttttcaattataattaacagaataagaagaatatacatgctaaaagaagaactttaaacccttaaaaactaccctagagttaaaatattgccaaaagattccttagtgcgcctctaaagggcaactgaacatacctaccaaatttgaacgtttttggtgcggtagatttttagttctgcgagtgagtgagtgagtgagtcagtcagtcagtcagtcagtgagtgccatttagcttttatatatatatagataaaatattaattatctTTGAATAAGCTTCATTAGAGTAAGCTTCCACCAAAGTAAACAGAATATTACGTATTCTAATAACCTTGACTTCTAACGTATAAGTTTGAATAATAACAGAAGGAAGGGGAAAATACTTTGAACATGAATAAGGTATATTCTTCTGAAGTATccaatttcaacttttttataggtaaatttttcaagttttagaCAACACTggagctttacaaaaaataagaCCGATTCTGATCACAAACATTAAACAAATTGTCaaataacaatttcaatcattcaaagTAAGCTTCAGTAACCTCGATAATTACAGTaatagaaaaatcattctccTCTGTTCatatacattatttttcaacttgagATTGCAGAAATAATACTTGTCTTTTCGGAAGTATTTGAGAATACTatgaatataaatgataatgtattattctaaagatgaatacaaattttcaagataaattgTTATGAATTGGAAAGATTTAATAGAATACCAGCTGAATCGTTGTCCAGGCCTTCTTGGAGTCGACTTATTTGAGAGTCGATCACACGACCAACAAAGACTAGACTGCCCAGTTGTTGCTTAACCCACGTGTCATCATCTCCACCCGAGTCTCTTGATCGCTGTCAAAcaatatttgaacattcaataattgaaaaatattgaatttctaaCATGAGAACAAGATAATGTTTCTCATAATAAAATCTATTcctaataatttcaatgaatgatatattttcaatttttattcataaatagagGAGACAAGGTTGGTCTTGCATGATTTAAATTCTCATCTactgattattagattaaactaTTAATTTCAAAGTTCTAAAAATGTTTGCTTGGAAAAGTTTAGAGAAAAAGCTTTGTCATTTGCACAGATGTGAAGTTAGATCATTAAGAAGAGAATACAAGATAGTGATTATTTTCAAGGCATTACTTTAATAGAcatgatacaaaaataaactTGACAATCGTATAGATTTGCTATTTGCATTTTAAGATGCAGATGAACAAACATTTACAGTCTCACGGGAAAAATTGATGTTTGCATTTGTCATTGCTACTCGATCTTCAATGAAACACAATCACATAggtaacaaaaaataatgtggatcaaatactatatttacttatTTACCAACCTCATTTAAAATCAAAACttcaaatgaaattttcattccAATGTGGATCATTGAAGTGAAATATCAACAAACTTGATTATCTCAAATGGATTTGAATTTggcattaattaataattgatcaattgagCTCTATATGCATGAAATAATAAATCgtaatgaacaaataaatagttattattgtaatcactCACCAGCGTGGCAACTTCTTTACTAAGCAACTCTTTTGTTGCATGTAGTTCAtctaaattatcatttaatcTAAGAGCAGTTAAAAATACCTCACTGGTAATTGGAATGTCTCGGCactgaaagaaaaaatataattttgttggaTGAATATGTTATGAACAGAATGATAATATACCATTTCAACAATGGAATTAGTGGAtggacttttttatttattcaattgagaTGAAATTGAAGCTCAAGAAATATAAACGAAAAACATACTTTTTTAGCTACAGAAACTGTTTTTATCAATCCAAATACAGTACTAAAATTTCAGTATGAAAATGGATATTCTTTTCTACCTTACTTTGGTCTCAATACAGGCTCTCAAACTTAGTTTGAGATATCAGCAACATATTTGAGCCCGATTTCACCAAAAACAAAAACTGTGTGTGAGCGATAGTCAGATGATTTTGAGTTTTGTAATATGTTCTTAGTTTTATGTTCGTTTAGAACCAACTGTCACTCAAACCTAGattctatttttatgaaatcgaGCCTTAGCCTAGTCAGACATCTGTCTAAAATTGATAACAAGTTTAGTAACTCTATAAAGAAGGCAAGTTccttaaaaatagaaatttgtaTTCACAACAAAATACTAGCATAGCCTACTTATAATGGAAAAATTCATTCTACTCACCAGccaaattataatttgattaatATAATCAGGATCTGAGAACATTTCAATGAGAGGCATTATAATAGAATTGACTAGCAGCTCTCTCACAAGATAGCGCAATGATTTACAATGAAAATTTTCTTCTGGCAACATCAGAAATAATACTACTTCACAAATTTCCCGGACAAAATCtgtaacaaaaaattgaaattactatTAGATTGATAAGAACTGGATAGTAGTACGAAATATCATTGAGAAAATTTGGTTGGTTAGAAGAGAGCATGGGGAAGTACATAAGAAGGAGCtaagtttattattatatcataaagTGAGTAAGAATGGAACTGGAGCCAAGAATTCTATACTTTTccatatcatcagcaaacaatattatttctgtGAGATTTTAATTTGAAACAGGTTAAGTTATCCCAAAACGTTTTGAGAATAAATCAAAGTTgcaaagaaataatataaataaaactacaaaatcTATAAAACTTTTTGGTGAGGGATATTTTTACTTATctggaaattgaaaatctaagtaccctttttaagaTTTattcacaacgtgtttcaactTATTAATGACATTttcatgttgtgaataaaagtttaaaaaaagggtacttagatttttaatttccagATCTATAAAAATACTTCTGCAGTTGCCAAGTGATAAAGGCGGCAAAGACTCGATAGCACAATCATCTACAGatgattataatttcaaaatcttTGGAGGCTTTTTGATCTGATATGGAAATAGTCCATTTTAAATGGTAATAgttaatttatcatttactGAAATCCACTGAATCTTATGAATTCATCGTGATggttattgatattgatagcaAATCAATTCCAAGGTTTCGAGgacaaaaaaaaacagaatttaACTGTATTCAATctgaatttataattgattgcCACATATTGAGAATGGATTTTTTAATCTTGTGAGCTTGAAGTTCTTTTATATTgttaacaattttatttttgttgatgtTATGTTATTGTTAGtatgaatttgtaaaaaaagaacagataaatttgaaatatgaatataacTCACTTATTTCATTTTCACTATCGAAACACACGTGATCTCTGCAGATGAGATTCTCCTCCATGGTTAGTTCGAGATCGAAGAATGCAGATTGCAAGTCGGGGGGCTCGGCGGACTTGGAGGCGCCGTTGGAGCTGTTGGCCCAACGATGGTCGCCGCTGGCCTGGCGTCGATGCTCGTTGGCCCCCCCACCCCCTCCCTGCTTCATGCGCGCCCTCGCCTGCCGGTACAGCCGCAGGTGTGAGGCCGCGTCATCTACCAGTCGTGTCGTTAAGTAGGGGATCCAGTCCACCTCTTTCATTCTACACAACGAAATCGTCAACATAAACTCATTTATGCGCCAcatttattgtgatttttatATAAGCGTatttcaaatccaataaatagaTAATGAAGTCATTTCAGTAATAAAAAACTGTCTAATAATGTTTATCATAAGTGCTCTAAGAATTTTAATGAATACAGTACAATTGAGTTGCATCAATAATCATGTTTCTCATGTAAACCATAAATGAATACAGTTCAATCGAGTAGCATTTTTTCGAACCCACTGTGTGAAGCGTTGTTCGTGTCATTTTGTATTATCAAGTACAATGTATTATTGCACTATCAAGTACCTATGATTATTAAAAGAGTTCGAAGAATGTAAACAtgaatcatatttgaattcagaacATTCGAGTTTAGATTGCATGTCTTTCcttatattatgtaatacttTGAACCTACTACATGAAGCGCCACTCACGAAATCTTGTTCTATTAAGTGAGGTTAATGTATTTCATTAGGGTAAAATATCATGTATCATGAATTGTTAtcatatcatttcgttattatatctaattaaataaatgttttaattataacttgattaataaattaaataaatcttggtttaagtgcagtagcatatacttatattatttttttgtaaacttttttgtattttgtttttggcagaataaataaattaattcattcattcatgtttaTCCAGTGGCGTAACGTTTCCAAACCGGGCCCCCCGCAAAATAAATTCCGGGCCCCTCTTCTAAAATCGTACCACCTTTCTCCAGCCCCCTTCTCCATAAGCATTAAACTCTAATGTGAACGTACATCCTTCATGAGTGAATTACATAGCTTAGTTGAAGAAATAAAACTTTTTCTCgattgaattctacaattcaAGTCAAGAATTATGTTTTAAGCTACAAATATAGAATCCAGGAGCTGAGAGGAACTGAACCACTGAATGCGAATGGGAATTGGGAATGAATTCAGTTAGctattatatagtatttatatttaCGGCGCCCCTGCCACACTATAAGGTATAAACATAAACAGGTCTgtataagtaaccggactgacctcaggaaattttttatgggcaaaatatgtacaatttttcattagaaatcTTCAACgtagtccctattggagtcgataacatgCTGATACCGCATTTTCAAATCCTTGAACGCtgcctggaagtcggcaacctctatgctgtctagagccctcgtcgtaccacgttgaacgttttccagagtcccgaaccgcgtccccttaagttgtctcttgatcttggggaacaaaaagaagtccggtggtgccatatccgggctgtaaggaggatgtggcaacgttaccctcgactgtttggccaactgctcggtgacgagcagagaggtgtgcgacggagcatccacgaatcggcaatccccggacggactcgatgaacccgggcggttagtcgacggagcacctctctgtagtactggtcgtttacagtttggccgggcacaaactctttgacagcatagaggttgtcGACTTCCAGGcagcgttcagggatttgaaaatccggtatcagcctgttatcgactccaatagggactactttgaagatttctaatgaaaaattgaacataTTTTGCCCATAAAAAATTCCTGAGgccagtccggttacttattatacagaccctgtattcAGGAATTCATTGGggaaataatttctttatttattaataaagatAACGATCTACTTTAGAACCATTCTGACAATCTTTGTTTGaatcagagagaaaagaagtaaaTCTTATCTATAAAATTAGTGGTTTGAATAGTCTCAGTCTGGATTATCTCACCGGATGtataaatttaaatgtttattgtaaacaaacaacattcctaatttttcaataagctcACTACCAGCACACAATTATTGAAGCTCTGTCAAtgtaactataattattattaggagtagatttgaacaatgattgtttttctttcttgccttattaattattttctacttgtattctcttgatattaatttataaccagACTGATGACATTGCTCTATTGCATATTTCTTCTTACACAATGAATGAAACAAgtcattttccacaataaaacttctgcttttttatcaaaagttacttccatgattatttaatttttctttttaaagtatgcaatatataattatcatttcgggCCCTAACCCGGGCCCCCTAGACctggtaattttattttttcagaaaacctaTATTAGCCTACATATCATCAGGGCCCTAGCCCGGGCCCCCCCGCGCCGCGGGGGCAGCGGGCGTGTACGTTACGCCACTGTGTTTATCTTcacatataataaaaaattatgtaatctaaacaattttataataaagtACTCTTGTACTTATcaattagttttaaaaaaaaactgagCGAGTAAATACCTGGATGCAAATGTAACAATCAATTTATGAGCGGCCACTCGTATTTCATGAGGAAGATCATCATCAGCACTGACCACATCATACCTGAATAAACAAAAAGGTTTTTGGTTTCGAATTAACTTATTCTTCAAGTCAATTTTCACAGGTCTTCAAGATAAAAATTTACTCAGTGATACTTGTGGTAGGGTtccatcaaatcaaataattctcattttttcagGTAAAACTTGAAGAAAAGAGACTTAGGGTTTATAAGCATGTCCA
It encodes:
- the LOC111053249 gene encoding sorting nexin-13; its protein translation is MTWMWQYCEINSMPGWVSSIAWVGLTAGLFASSFGLIACVSSIVSIVLCVLGGITLVYLKHGRAILDYLSKADDTCELQPPGLYKVLEVLQEGAKKRKTDNRLTGSQVIDEQLHEILEFTIRDYVYPWYDVVSADDDLPHEIRVAAHKLIVTFASRMKEVDWIPYLTTRLVDDAASHLRLYRQARARMKQGGGGGANEHRRQASGDHRWANSSNGASKSAEPPDLQSAFFDLELTMEENLICRDHVCFDSENEINFVREICEVVLFLMLPEENFHCKSLRYLVRELLVNSIIMPLIEMFSDPDYINQIIIWLCRDIPITSEVFLTALRLNDNLDELHATKELLSKEVATLRSRDSGGDDDTWVKQQLGSLVFVGRVIDSQISRLQEGLDNDSAGLPSHIDYSKLLMPGVKLFSLPLDVLLKNNVALSFFIDYMTSIGAQAYLFFYLNVEGWRVSAEQQLSDLALQKIKAEDSVERGVDASAVDDVNNDEQTLERMREAAYSIFEQYLSDKASPRLRIDELIVKKLLLRIRTETPHETWFDDVQAAVYEKLQTEERFLSSFRKNVLYVKLLAELELLKDHESGCKSDEEDTGSLEENSLGSETASLSSLTLEPTKDGQQTAEMLSIPPTAAGNLSHPPSPSHSPAENKQGPFILLAEIIETGVVNEKGKTFGIYALAVTKRYDSGFKESWHIYRRYSDFYELHQKIREKFTDLSKLAFPGKKTFQNMERKVLERRMRMLNDYLQALLQTTVLASHPSLRGMLLSFFEPGEYDKGVTGGQITKAFDSLLNPLRVVSQGVKAVKTMPDNLLSTVDGMMDGISKVLQYSGVNRLSREDSSDCEAIKVGASIDVETDDNIPLRIMLLLMTEVFELKSRNQWLRRRIVTLLRQIIRTMFGDIVNRRILDYVFLMTSPHQVADYLRSFKHSYWPHGMKPEPRLPRDDGVQARTRVAAKVALLSSLSDEIKHILGSETSRRGLLSVFSLLQNRVLNRRLVFVLFEGILVTMFSQDHPLDSIFRRLHSKSPRVSKSLLQPHRR